In Fulvia fulva chromosome 8, complete sequence, the DNA window TAATCTTGTTGTGCCTGCTCGCCAGTGGTTCCACCAATCTCGACAGTCTGACCAAGCGAGCTGAGGATGTTTCCAGCCTGGCCCTTCAATGACTGGTTGGCGGTCTGGCCTTGTGTCGAGGCATCTGGTGTGACCATGTTGGCGAGGAATGCCATTCGGTAGGTCAAGTCTCTCACACCAAGCGCTTTCAGACCACCAACTCCGCTTCCCCCAACATCGCCACCACGAGGAGCTTGCGAATCTCGCATGGCGGTGACCCTTGTGCCTGGCACCTTGAACTGGCTGACGTCTGGCACCACAATCAAAGTGCCGGTGAAGATGCACTTCTCTCCTGCTTTGGCCCGGTCGACCATCTCTCCTCGCAAGATCACGTCCATCGTTCTAGGCATGCTACCAGTAGGTATCTCCGAGCTGTTCTCTTGAATTCGCACCTTCTGCCAGTCGATGAATGTGCTCTGTCGAATATCCAAACGCCAACCTTGACGATTACCGCAGGTTGCATTGGGACATTGTGTTGGCTCGGAGTACTTGAAGATCTGCTCGACGTCGGGCACAACACTGGTGCAGACTTCGCAAATGAAGGTTGCAAGATGCAATTCGGGTCGCACTTCGGATGTTCTGGTCACTGTACCTGATATCGAGACCAAGTGACCAATATGCTCTGTCCGGAGTTGTCGCACTCTCGAAACAAGCGAAAGATTATAGAAGGCAATTGTGAAGATCTTGTCCGTCTGCTGGTTCGGCGTCTTATCGCCCAGGTTGTCCTCTTCGCTCAGACTCTGTGTTGCAAGAGATGTGTCTGTTCGTGCTGTCGTAGATCCAGGCTGCCTATGCTCTCTGTAGTATTGTGGCTCGTACTTTGCAATCAGGTTGTTCAATGCGCGGAGCATGTAAGGCTGGAACCGGTAGAAGTCGCCCTGGATCGCGTTGGCTAGGATGCCTCGTTCGTGGTCCATCAAATGTGTGAAGTCGACATATAGTGTGGAGAGCTTGAATTGACACAACCCATGAATCTGTGCAATGTAGTACTTGTTCGTTGTGACGGCGCTCGATGCTGGCGCCGCAGATGCTGTAGGGTCTTCTGTGAAGCTGGTATATGTCAGTAATAGTCTTGGTTCAGCATATCAGCGTCGATGGTACTTCTCCAAGAAACGCTCAAACTGTATACCAAGCGTCTCTGCTGTAGTATCCACCACGCGCGGTACATCTTGCCCTCCTGGTAGTCTCGGTCTGTTTCCTCTCCTTCCAACTACCTCGTCGTCTGCGAAGCCTTCGATGTCGCTGTGCATTCCTGGTGTGCTGACCGAAGGCGGTCCCCTGGGTCGAGATGAAGAGCGGGCCTGCCGTCTTCCTCCTCTTGTGCCATCGCTTCGTGGTTCCTGAGGTCCAAGTTCCTCTGATCGCATCATCGCATCTACCAGGGACGACATGTTGGCGGCGATACGGTGTTGTGGTAGATGTTGAGGTGTTTGGTGGTGGGGACGATCGAAGCaaagtgggagaaggatACGCGCTCACCAAATTTGGCTGAAAACGCGTCGGTCGTGGCTGTTTCGCGACACACTTTGACCTCGATACGGTTAGAGTTTCTGGCAGTAAGGCGATCTGGCTCTTCGTTGATGCTTACCACTGCCGAGCTTCAGGGATTCTTTCACTCTTTGTACCTGCATGACTCTCCAAACAATATCGTCCCATTTTCAATTGCCGCCGCATACAAGATCACACACTCGCCATTGCTGGTCGCGACCATGACCGAAACGATCAAAAGCATGACCGAAACCATGGTGCAGACTCATTCTGCTTCTGCAGAGAACATCCTACGCCTTTTCCCAGAGATCAACACCGAGCTCGCTACACAAACCAAATCCGCAACTCAAGATGCCGACCTCGCTGGCTACGACGAGGAGCAGATCCGGCTCATGGACGAGGTCTGCATTGTACTAGACGAGAACGATGTACCAATTGGCAGTGCAAGCAAGAAGGTGTGCCATCTCATGGAGAACATCAACAAAGGCCTCCTTCACCGCGCATTCTCCGTCTTCCTCTTCGACTCGCAGAACCGATTGCTGCTGCAACAACGAGCTTCCGAGAAGATCACCTTCCCAGACCTCTGGACCAACACTTGCTGCTCCCACCCACTTGGCGTGCCAGGCGAGACTGGTGCAACTCTCGATGCAGCGATCGCGGGTGTCAAGCGTGCGGCGGTACGGAAGCTTGACCAAGAGCTGGGCATCAAGGCACATCGAGTACCAATTGAGAAGTTCGACTTCTTGACAAGAATACACTACCTCGCACCGAGCGACGGCAAGTGGGGGGAGCACGAGATTGACTACATCCTGTTCATCAAGGCCGACGTTGATGTGAAGGAGAACCCGAACGAAGTGCAGGCGACCAAATACGTTACGCCAGAAGAGTTGAAGAAGGACTTTCAAGATCCGAGCCTCAAATTCACGCCGTGGTTCAAGCTCATTTGCAACAGCATGCTGTTTGAGTGGTGGGAGAACTTGGACACCGGCTTGGACAAGTACAATGGTGAGAGGGAGCTGAGAAGGATGTTATGATGTGGGGAGGATCCGTGAGCTTCTTGTATAAAGCTCCAATGACGAGGCGTTGAGGTGGATTTTGGGTTGCATTGAGATACCAGAGAGCGAAGGGCCCAGTGAGCTTCTTATGACTATTTGCAGTGTTGGTGGCGCGTTATGGGAGAGCGTGAAGTTCTGTAGAGTCGTtccttcctccttccctGAACGGGCGTACCGTCACATGGTGTGCCTTCCTTCACGTTGTGAAGAGATCGAAGCCTGAACCTAATGATGACTTCAGACCTCCTTGAATTTGCACCGACACTTCCACTGCTACTGACATGCAGGCACGAAAATGTTTGAGACTGTCGCCCAGAAACGATCCCGGCAGCTGGAGCAGCCCAGTTCAGCGTCGTTCGTTGCACCAGCCAAGCAACGTCCAACAGTCACATACGGAAAGCGCAATCGCAACAGACCTCTTCCACTACAGGGCACACAATTCCTTAGACGAGATAGTTCTATCATCTCACCGGACAACGACAGCGACGATGAAGAAGATTTTGTACCCATTAGGGCAGCAGAGCCGCGACTGAAGAAAGTGGTGGAGCCAGATCCTGATGATTCACCCTTGTCTGAAGACGAGCTGAGGGCAGCATGTCCGAGCAATGCCAGTCCAATACTGTCGCCAAGTAGCAGTCCAGTGCTGGCAACTTCAAGCAGCAAAACAAGCCTTGAACCAAACAGGGAAGCTTCAAGCGCAGAGAAGGGCATTGGAAAGCGGGTGCCGAGGACGGTCAAGAAGCCCACGTACCCACCCAGGAAGATAGATGTTGCCAAGCAGAAGACTCGTGCGGAACCAAGCGCACCCCAGAGGGGCACAGCAGATACGGCAAGCACCAAGCAGAGCACGGAGCCAAGGCCCAAAGCGAGAACGAAAGGCAAGTCGACGACCAGACCCAAGGCGAAGGCTCTCATCAGACTGCCAGTGAACGAGTTGACTCTTTTGCCGGTACCACGGGGCGATCCTCCTTCATCGGCCGCAGCAGAACATGAGCTTGATCAAGAGAACCAAGACCCGATCTCAAACACCACGAGCTCCGGACAGAAACGAACTCTCTCACCTATTCACGACATTAGCGATGACAACGCAAAAGCGCCCCTGACCATAATTAGCAAGCGCCTCAAGACTCCAAGGTTCACTCACAAGTCTATTGCAGCTCTTCGGAAGAAGCAAATCAGGAGATCGTCCATCTTCCAAAACAACGACGTGACTTCTAAGCTTGGCGATGGGTTCGAATCGTCCGAGCTGAAAGTCGACCATGGTCACATCTTCGCGAAGCGACGGCGGAAGACATTGAAGCCGCTTCTTCTGGGCTTCAGCGCTCTTCAGCTCCAGCCAGGTCCGTTGCCTGAAGTCAAGTTCGAGGGCAACAGCTCTGAACTCCAGCTAGAAGCCGCGTCCCGAGACGAGCAGAACTATCGCTGTGCGGAAGACGACGGCCCTAATGCTTACAGTGACCGTGATCAATCTTTGCCTCGAGCCGAGAAGCGGCGAGTAAGCTTCAGCGATCGTGTACTCAGCGACATAGTGCGACAAGAGCTATCGTCCATTGGTGCTCCCAGAAGACCAATCAGTGTCTCGTCTGACCAAAGCGAGAGCGACTTCCAAGAGTTCGATGACAGCGATGCAGAGGCGAACGAGGATGAGGCCAGTGATCGTGGCGCAGAGTCCAACCCAGAGCCAGAGCCACCCGCGCCAACGCCCCCGAGCGACCAGCAGGCTCAGAGCTACAAGAAGTTCATGCGCAGAAGCCCGCCTCCGGAACGCGTTAACCAACATGCAACTCCAAAGTTCTCGTCCGATCGCCGCATTGGCCAGCCACCCCGTACGTTGTCCAGTATCAACCGAACGATGGAGGTCGACGAAGCGATTCTCGATGAACCTGACGACGAGGCGACAAAGCCACGCACACTCCTGCGCAATGAAAACCTAATCGAGGTCGACGACATAATCCTCGATGATATCGAGCCAAAACCTACAACGGAGGAGACTGACCAGCAAGACCCCATCTGGAACCGAGAGCACGACATGCTCGACGAAATGGAAGGCAGC includes these proteins:
- a CDS encoding Isopentenyl-diphosphate Delta-isomerase; this translates as MTETIKSMTETMVQTHSASAENILRLFPEINTELATQTKSATQDADLAGYDEEQIRLMDEVCIVLDENDVPIGSASKKVCHLMENINKGLLHRAFSVFLFDSQNRLLLQQRASEKITFPDLWTNTCCSHPLGVPGETGATLDAAIAGVKRAAVRKLDQELGIKAHRVPIEKFDFLTRIHYLAPSDGKWGEHEIDYILFIKADVDVKENPNEVQATKYVTPEELKKDFQDPSLKFTPWFKLICNSMLFEWWENLDTGLDKYNGERELRRML